The genomic region tcgtgccatgatacacttccacaaacatgtgctgtgaagatcagacttcgatagatccctgttctttaaataaaacagggtgcccactcacacctgattatcatcccattgattgaaaacacctgactctaatttcaccttcaaatgaactgataatcctagaggttcacatacttttgccactcacagatatgtaatattggatcattttcctcaataaataaatctcatctcattatctctagctgctttatcctgttctacagggtcgcaggcaagctggagcctatcccagctgactacgggcgaaaggcggggtacaccctggacaagtcgccaggtcatcacagggctgacacatagacacagacaaccattcacactcacattcacacctacgctcaatttagagtcaccaattaacctaacctgcatgtctttggactgtgggggaaaccggagcacccggaggaaacccacgcagacacggggagaacatgcaaactccgcacagaaaggccctcgccggccacggggctcgaacctcggccttcttgctgtgaggtgatggcgctaagcactacaccaccgtgccgccctcaataaataaatgaccaagtataatatttttgtctcatttgtttaactgggttctctttatctacttttaggacttgtgtgaaaatctgatgatgttttaggtcatatttatgcagaaacatctatagaaaatcctcaagggttcacaaactttcaagcaccactgtatatttcaaTATTATGAATTCAATTGTCTTTAATGATCAACCTTAAGAATTCAATCGCTTTtgaaactttttttaaattaaaatctttGTCACTTGATTTAATTTGAATAAACACGTTTACATCGGAACTGTTAAATAGGAACGAAGAGTCCGGAGTTTTATTGTTTCCCTCCGGAGCTTATTTTTGTCGCTCACTGTAATAGAAAATGGCGTAATGTAAACGTTAACCTCGAGAAATTTCTACAAACTTATTTCCGTTGCAGattgaaattaaaaaataaaaataaaaaggattTAAATCTAAAATATGGGACGAAGCAGGAGCAGGTCGCCACGACGAGGTGGGGATTCGTCTTCATTGTTAATTGACGGGTTATCCGAATTTATATTTTGGAGGTTGCTATTAAGAATTAGTAACAGAATGCTCATCCAGCAACAAGACCGGGTCTGTGACCgacatcaacaaacaaacaaacaaacaaactgaagcGTTAATGAGGGGTAAACGTTAAATGATTGAGGATTATTTATTATCTACAACTTCCTTGAATGAAATGATAGCTGTGTTTTTGTGTACTCTCTGCTAGCTTTCAGGTTTtcagtgtgtttttgtttacgctgttttttttttatatttattgatGCGTAATTAAATATTTGTCGTGAGCTAAATCCAAGAATGTTTTCTACTACACCCTAGCTAGTGCACTAGGTTTGATGGGGAGCGATTTGGGACGCGGTCGGTGTGAGACTGGgctttatttttgttgttgttgttgttgttgttgttttgcagaGAGACGCCGCTCGCGCTCGACTTCCCGGGACCGCGAGCGCAGgcgcagagagagggagagggaccgGGAGCGCTCGCGCTCTCGAGACCGGGACCGGCGCAGGAGCCGCTCGCGCTCACCGCACAGGCGGAGATCCAGGTGAGCACCGACACGGCAatgagaatttatttattttttttaattaaaaatactgACTGTTTATGAAAGGTAACGTTGAGACCCTAGTCACGTGACGTGACGTCACCAAAGCCGAGGTCAGGGTTGTAGGTTTGAGCTAAATGTCACAGCATCAGTCAGAACACTGTGGAGTCCCCAAAGTGACGCATTTGTTTATTTAATCTAAGTTTAAGAAGaaccctttattcgtcacatgcacacttcaagcacagtgaaattcatcctctgcatttaacccttctgaagcagtgaacacacgcgcgcacacacccagagcagtgggcagccacaccagagcgcctggggagcagtcaggggttcggtacctcgctcaagggcacctcagcccaaggccaccccacgttaacctaactgcatgtctttggattgtggaggaaacccacgcagacacgtggagaacatgcaaactccacacagaaaggccctcgccggctgctgggctcgaacccggaaccttcttgctgtgaggcgattgtGCTGACCACCATACCACCGGTGATGATTTTATACTACTACGACTTCTTAAAATTCTCTTCACAGATCCTTAAAGCTGGGTTTTACGCtgtagtgtgtgttttttttttttttttttttttaatttaatctcatctcatctgtagccgctttatcctgttctacagggtcgcaggcaagctggagcctatcccagctgactacgggcgaaaggcggggtacaccctggacaagtcgccaggtcatcacagggctgacacatagacacagacaaccattcacactcacattcacacctacgctcaatttagagtcaccagttaacctaacctgcatgtctttggactgtgggggaaaccggagcacccggaggaaacccacgcggacacggggagaacatgcaaactccacacagaaaggccctcgccggccacggggctcgaacccaggaccttcttgctgtgaggcgacagcgctaaccactacaccaccgtgccgcccctttttatttatttatttatttatttaaaatataaatattgcTAAATTGCACACCGTAAAAAGATTATGCATGCTATGCCGACCAGTGTGACTCGCGGTAGTGACCTTGTGATTGATGATGAAGGTCTAACAGGATCTGAAATACGATGCTCATGTAAAAGCCACCTGCAGGATGATTAAAGATGGGGCTGAAGATCTGAACAGAGAGTAGTGTGTTCTGAACAGATACAAATACTTTTTGAAAGCTTTCTTGTGTGGTTTCAGCCACACCCACTTTGGTTTTGATAGATGGAGGACTTTCAGtgatgtcacagatttttgtttatcatgcagcATCTGCCATATTTCCAGGCAAACAAAGAACCGCTACCTACATGCTGCGACAAGTAATGAAGAAAAtcgagacgactgcagtcagtacaatctctctgaaacaattttttttattaataccaGTATATTGTGCTACAtcgaaaagctgaaacatgcaggcatcacagatccctaTAATTTACCCACCAACATATTTATTCCACAAGTgctcggcaaaccagctaccagatttgggacactatgacatcctgaaccgTTTTATTATTTCAGACTTCTAAATATcccagagatgctaaaggcagacaaaagtacagcTGTCaaccaatatttcgaggcaggttttgtgccagaatgttatgggaaattcccaataaagaaaaatgccttatgatgatggaggtaagctcaaacatggacttctaacagtgataaacaagccagggccgagATCtagcgtatgtatgtatgtatgtgttatttaccagctgggaggtctatatggtgaaatactgtgactgaggtcttgaaagtactgagcgaggccctctgggccgaggtcacggtatttgaccatacggaccgacctttaagctggtaaataatatatttatttttttctttatcaaattctaacagaaaacgagagcgcccgaaagggagagccaagccgccattttgaattctaattcacggctgtaatgcaaattgcttcctcctcggtatacaagtgcacttccatggcagggaaaaaaactacattttgccacctatgtagtcccctatttatacaaataggagtcattcatgattcagacatgtttttgctcagtgttagcaacagttacaagtttttagctttctcctgaaatgttttattttatttcttcttcctcagggtagtaaaactcgctttcactgtgaacactgtcgttatcgctatccatgctgtaaaattaatgccattctgctgagaaatgctggcaaacatttataagatttttgataatcttataaataaatcttattttaaaaaaaagataaatgttaacaaattctgctatgtttgttgttgtgaacgagcgagtcaccagaggtccgtaactggggtctgtacagtaccataggatacagacccactcgccagacaatcagagtgcaggatttgatggaaaccggaccgtgaagaaAAAATGTATGGTATTTAGCCGAATctgcattatcagtacataacaaacattctGGTAGTCTCGCCAAGCATTAGATCTCATAAACTATACcgtgtccaaagcccacatcgaGATATACAATTTAATGTTACACagggctttcacactaacctgatataaaatgctctccacacacgggaatgtttttatcatccagtcttcttgtttaactgcagctcaccattttttCTCATCTTGCTGGGTTCACcgggaagtggtgaaaagttaaaccaggcttatctccacatctgttatgtTATCCAAAAgtgctacaggtctctggcattgttcttttagatggaacgtctacaagtttatctgaagATGTACTGAATTTGGCCTACAGTCGCTCGTGTACACTTGTACCAGTCGCTGTCAAACATGAAGCTCATCAGGCAACATGGCAGCGTAAACAATTCCACACTTACGATGATGTCACGTGGAAGTCCTCCATAGATAGCGGTGCAGATTTAGATCGTGTCCTTGAAACATAAATGTTTCCTTTTGAACATGTGACCATTTAAATGGGAATAATGTTTGTGTGTGGCAGTCAGTGTGTGTGATAACTCGCTGCTCCAGCCGTCTCTGTGTCTGTTTAATAAACGCAGGTCTCCACGGCGACACCGTTCCTCGTCACCGTCACCGCTCAGGCAGAAGGACCGGCGAGAGGAGGAGCGGAAGGAGGTGAAGGACAAGCCTACGAAAGTCCATCAGATatctggtgagtgtgtgtgtgtgttcatacgtGTTTAAGAGACAGTGCTGATAAACAGgataatgattgtgtgtgtgtgtgtcagcggaGGACATGCAGGGTAAAACAGAAGAGGAGATTGAGATGATGAAGTTGATGGGCTTCGCTTCCTTCGACTCTACAAAGGTGAGAGTGAGGCATCGTGTCTGTGATGCTGTGCACTTTTTCAGGCTCGTCATTTGGATTTAAGCCAAATTTAAAGCAGGTGTATATTGAATTTGTAAAAGCTGAATGATTTTTGGTGACGTGCGCTCGCTCGCCGGGGGTCTCAGACACTCAGTCAGTCTGAACCGGATCGAGGCTTGATTTAAACACAGATTTGATGATTTAAGTAGCACAAAAACCTTTGAACTAATGGAGCAAATCTTCTGAGGCTGTGTGTGAATCAGGATGAGAATCTGATTGGTTAGTGTGTTCTACTAAACAAGTTGATTGGCTGTTTGTTCTGAGAGGTGGGACTTCAGCTGCTGTCAATCTAACAGTCTCagactctgtctgtctccctccctcttcctctgtctgtctctctccctgtctatctctctctcggcTTGCCCCCCAACCccaccacacacacgcacacacacaagtgaaagCACTCCTGTGAAGTTGAACCCCAAATAATGTGAACGTGTATAAAAGTATttcagattgattgattgagcaCGCAAAATAAAAAATTTGTTTTTAATGCTGTTTAAATGACTCGGCTCCCCGTTAACACTCAGATGACTCCAAACATGTCTGATTGGTTTGTGCTCACAGAGTAAACACCAGCGTGCGTCATTACTGGGCTGCTGAGTGATGTCATACATCAAGAAAATAATGTTTAATAACCTAAGAAGTCCTCAAACTCGTTTATtttgtgtccacaaactttttctttctttcttttccatgtTGTTATATCTGGTGCAATTTCATGCGGTTTCTGGTCCGAGAGCGTCTGAGCGTCCTGGGCTCGGCCACTTctgagggcgtattcacacctacgttgtttggtccggaccaaacgaaccaaatttcccttggtccggaccttttgggttggtctgaatacaaaccaccgaactctggtccggaccaaacaagcggaccgagaccgagctgcaaggtcggactcggtccggaccaaaggaaccctggtgcggatcttttggaggtgtgaaagcagaccggacctaatccgacagttttgcttttttgtacctcgggagcttccgtcgtttgtcgagcattatgggaaacggagtcttgacactccaccgcaaagtgcaaacactgtttcggttgttaaGGGTCGttcagtggtaggcgagt from Neoarius graeffei isolate fNeoGra1 chromosome 24, fNeoGra1.pri, whole genome shotgun sequence harbors:
- the snrnp27 gene encoding U4/U6.U5 small nuclear ribonucleoprotein 27 kDa protein — encoded protein: MGRSRSRSPRRERRRSRSTSRDRERRRRERERDRERSRSRDRDRRRSRSRSPHRRRSRSPRRHRSSSPSPLRQKDRREEERKEVKDKPTKVHQISAEDMQGKTEEEIEMMKLMGFASFDSTKGKKVDGSVNAHAINVTQKRKYRQYMNRKGGFNRPLDFIA